A stretch of DNA from Malus sylvestris chromosome 9, drMalSylv7.2, whole genome shotgun sequence:
TGCCTTGCTTGGTTTCCTAGTGCTCCAATCCATCACCACCTACTAGGgcgtcatctctctctctctctctcacacacacacacacagcagAGTTAGTGAGAGGGTGTATTTTGAGGTGATCGAGTAGGATCTGTGACTGTGAGTGAAGGAGAGTTCTttttttgtagagagagaaagagatgggTGTGGATTTGAGGCAGGTAGTGGCAGGAGTGCTGACACTGGCAATGTTTGTGATGCTTGGGAACATGATTAAGAGAGACCATTTTGATTCTGTTGAAGTAAGTCCACAAAACCCATCATTAATCTCTCTCCACAATGCTAAAGATCATCACTTTACtgctttttctttgattttttattgcAGAATAATCAAATTGTATGTCACTGTGCAATAGCATTTTCTCTGCTTCTGGGTTTACTGTTTCATTTGATTTGTCATCTTTGATGGGTTTTCATTGATTTGTTGTAATCGAAGTTTAATCACAGCAAGTTTCAATCTTTGTGTTTTGGGTCACAGTAGATTTGTTGATGTAGATTTACCCCATTTTGTTAGAAATTGAGAGGCAAAATGGAttcaaaactttaagttttGTAATAGTTGGGGAAATATTTCTGGCCAGTGacatttttatgtgatttaaaatattcaaaacatTTCTATTGCTTGAAGAATTTGATTTGTTATCCAAAAGATTTGTATGTTTCCCCCCTCAGTCATTTGGCACACTTCACTTTTCGGAGTTTTCGCCATAGAAGAGTTGTATAGAGTTCAAGTCTCATGTAGATTTTTTTATGAAGTTTACATTGTTTAATTTCAGCAGATAGATTTGAGCATCGATTTCAGGGACGTTGTGtgattttcttatcttttgatTTATACAGGAGAAATTTcctggaggaggaggaagagataCCTTAGAAACTTCAGAGTATTCAAAGGAGGGCCTTGGTAGCTTCGCTAAGAAGAATGGCGGACCTTGGAAAGATGATGGCGAGGAGCTAAAACAGTGTTGGTCTAAGCCATCTGGTAAGTTTTCATTGCATTTTGAAATCATTGGTAATTTCATATGCTGTTTATTGCAATGATCCGTTACTTTTCGTAATTTCTTATCTTGTTACCTGGCTAGCAGATGATGTAGAGCAGACGGAGGGGTATGTCCTGTTCTCATTAACAAATGGCCCCGAATACCATGTTTCACAGGTATTTAATGAACCGTTGATCTCGTTGATAAAGTTAATAATTTGGAATGTTTAACAAGATTTTCTGTCGTACATTCCTACATTAGCCATTTCATTTGTAAACCAATTCACTATTCACTCAGTAATCTGTTCCTTGGCATTCTTCAGGTCGCGGATGCTGTTGTCGTGGCAAGGTACCTAGGGGCAACACTTGTACTTCCTGATATTAGAGGGACCAAACCAGGGGATGAGAGGTCAGTCGCTAATGCTCTATTAAAACCCTGTTTTCCTTTGATTATTTATAGTTTAAAAACAAGTAATACTTCTTCCCGTGTTGCTGCTGTCATTGTGCTTGTGTTGGGTTTTGGCAGTAAAAATCTACTGTGTTACTCTATCTGAACTTTGCTGATATCTTCTCTACTAACCATAAAAGAATTCTTTGGTTCGATTTAGATAAAAGATTTTGGCAAGCAACTAATTTAACTGAAATTCCAGGAACTTTGATGAGATTTATGATGTCGAGAAGTTTATAAGTAGCCTGGATGGTGTGGTCAAAGTAGTAAAAAAACGACCTGGTAAATTATCCACAAGGAATCTTGCCGCTGTTAAGGTTCCCAATCGGGTTACAGAAGATTACATTGCTGAACATGTGGAACCAATTTATAGATCAAAGGGCAACATAAGGTTGGCTACTTACTTTCCTTCGGTTAATATGAAGAAGACAGAAGGAAAGAGTTCTAGCGATTCAGTTGCATGTTTGGGAATGTTTGGAACATTAGAGTTGCAACAAGAGATCAGTGAAGTGGTCGAATCAATGGTTGAGCGTCTGAAAACTTTGAGCCGCAAGTCAGATGGCCAATTTGTATCAGTGGACTTGAGGGTTGACATATTGGAGAAGAACGGTTGCCAAGGAGGAGATGAAAGCGGAACAAAAAGTTGCTATAATGCACAAGAGATTGCTTTATTCTTGAGGAAACTTGGATTCGCAAAGGATACCACAATCTATTTGACCGAATCAAAATGGGACAGCAGTCTTGATGCTCTGAAAGACATCTTCCCTAAAACGTATATCAAGGTGCACACTTCTTCTGTTATGCCTTGAATTTTTTTCTATGTTTCAGTTTCTTTCCGAAACCCATATCATTGCAATGCTATTTCAGATGTAGATTTTGTACTTAATGAGTCTGGAATTCATTGCAGGATGGCATTATCCCAGCAGACAAGAAGTCAAAGTACCTGGATTCCGAGGGGTCTGAATTCGAGAAGATCATTGACTTCTACGTGTGCGCGCAAAGTGATGTATTTGTTCCAGCCATTTCAGGTTTGTTCTATGCAAATGTGGCAGGTAAGAGAATCGCGTCCAGTAAAACTCAAATACTTGTCCCAGCTGACATCCCCGGTGCCTCTGCATCTCCCTCCAAATTCATCACACATTATGTCTCGAAGAAGAACCATTTGGCTTATGCATGCTACTGCTAATGTCTCTCCGTGAGAAGAAACCCGGGAAAAGGAAAGGCGTGGCAGGTGTATCGAAGCCTTCAAAGACGGTGTTAGCTTTCGCTACTTACCTCAATCGGGATTTAGTTGGTTACGCAGATTGGACAGGCTAGTTTGTATAATGTATACTTAATCTGGGTTGCAAGAACCTTAAACAGAAATTGTCTGTTAAAAATGATCATTTGAAGACAGTGTTTGATAGGGCAGGAAATTCTGAACCTTTAAATGGTTCATATCATTTGTTGTTTGATTATATATACCATAACATTTTTCCTTATATTCATTCTAATGTTGTTGTCATATTTTCCAAATCTAGTTGAACAGGAGCATTATTTGTTGCTACACATGCCTTTTTACTGACGGAATGCAATTATGTCTCTCTTATCACGTGTctgtaaaaatataataaggACATTTATGCAATGTAAATATGTGACTAGTAAAAAGATTAATTAGGGAATGATTTTTACACTCGGTGGAGGATTCAGGAAAAATTATATGGAGTCACatgtaatattttattttttaaataataagaaGGGCGACTCTTCTTTGAGGCATTTTATCAAATAGTTAGAGGGCATGTATGAAGGTCTACTCCAACCTTCAAAAAGGGCAACATCCAAGTTATTCATAGAAATTCGCCGAAAATCAGAGGGTTAGTTGATCCCCCTTGCACGCACCTTAGTGCCCTCGCCTATGTCTACACTGCTCTTTTTGTCTTATGCACTTCTATTACTTTTGATGGTTGATGCGCATTTGATTTTTTGTTCAATCCAAAGGCCGTAACCAAAGAAAAAATTGTGGGAGGAAAACAGGAGATCGCAGAAAATCACTTCCCTTTAATTAAACCTACACCCAACAAGGTCAACAGATAAAACAAAGATCATATGTGTTTGGATCttggaacaaaaagaaaaatggattAAAAAAGGGGAGTTGGATCAGGATCCAAGGTAGTTTTGTCCACAGAGGACAATACTAAATCTGACAAAGTTCATATGTACGAGAGATTTTTCGATGTAATCGAAACATAAGCtggtacatcatgtgttattatataagtggtgagcTATGTAAAaagttaattattttaaaatataatttttcattatttatataaaaacacgtagtATTATCATCCGTATTTCAaccacaataaaaaatttctccgtATGTACAAGTATAGTATAATCATGTAATTGCAGgtccttaaaaaataaaaataaaaacaaaaacaaaagtggtTAGATAAGAATATTCGAATCTAATGATGTGTCACGTTTTATTTTCCGCTTAGTCTTAGTCTTTGGCAGAAGTCACAGAACCCCACTTATATTCTGAAACTTG
This window harbors:
- the LOC126581973 gene encoding protein MANNAN SYNTHESIS-RELATED 1-like, encoding MGVDLRQVVAGVLTLAMFVMLGNMIKRDHFDSVEEKFPGGGGRDTLETSEYSKEGLGSFAKKNGGPWKDDGEELKQCWSKPSDDVEQTEGYVLFSLTNGPEYHVSQVADAVVVARYLGATLVLPDIRGTKPGDERNFDEIYDVEKFISSLDGVVKVVKKRPGKLSTRNLAAVKVPNRVTEDYIAEHVEPIYRSKGNIRLATYFPSVNMKKTEGKSSSDSVACLGMFGTLELQQEISEVVESMVERLKTLSRKSDGQFVSVDLRVDILEKNGCQGGDESGTKSCYNAQEIALFLRKLGFAKDTTIYLTESKWDSSLDALKDIFPKTYIKDGIIPADKKSKYLDSEGSEFEKIIDFYVCAQSDVFVPAISGLFYANVAGKRIASSKTQILVPADIPGASASPSKFITHYVSKKNHLAYACYC